Proteins encoded by one window of Plasmodium falciparum 3D7 genome assembly, chromosome: 4:
- a CDS encoding reticulocyte binding protein homologue 5, with the protein MIRIKKKLILTIIYIHLFILNRLSFENAIKKTKNQENNLTLLPIKSTEEEKDDIKNGKDIKKEIDNDKENIKTNNAKDHSTYIKSYLNTNVNDGLKYLFIPSHNSFIKKYSVFNQINDGMLLNEKNDVKNNEDYKNVDYKNVNFLQYHFKELSNYNIANSIDILQEKEGHLDFVIIPHYTFLDYYKHLSYNSIYHKSSTYGKCIAVDAFIKKINETYDKVKSKCNDIKNDLIATIKKLEHPYDINNKNDDSYRYDISEEIDDKSEETDDETEEVEDSIQDTDSNHTPSNKKKNDLMNRTFKKMMDEYNTKKKKLIKCIKNHENDFNKICMDMKNYGTNLFEQLSCYNNNFCNTNGIRYHYDEYIHKLILSVKSKNLNKDLSDMTNILQQSELLLTNLNKKMGSYIYIDTIKFIHKEMKHIFNRIEYHTKIINDKTKIIQDKIKLNIWRTFQKDELLKRILDMSNEYSLFITSDHLRQMLYNTFYSKEKHLNNIFHHLIYVLQMKFNDVPIKMEYFQTYKKNKPLTQ; encoded by the exons atgataagaataaaaaaaaaattaattttgaccattatatatattcatctgtttatattaaata GATTAAGTTTTGAAAatgcaataaaaaaaacgaaGAATCAAGAAAATAATCTGACGTTACTACCAATAAAGAGCactgaagaagaaaaagatgatataaaaaatggaaaggatataaaaaaagaaattgataatgataaagagaatataaaaacaaataatgcTAAAGATCattcaacatatataaaatcatatttGAATACAAATGTAAATGATGgtttaaaatatttgtttattccTTCtcataattcttttataaaaaaatattctgtATTTAATCAAATAAATGATGGCAtgttattaaatgaaaaaaatgatgtgaaaaataatgaagactATAAAAATGtggattataaaaatgttaattttttacaatatCATTTTAAAGAGTTATCAAATTATAACATTGCAAATTCTATTGATATTTTACAAGAAAAAGAAGGACATTTGGATTTTGTTATAATACCTCATTATACTTTTTTAgattattataaacatttatCTTATAATTCTATATATCATAAGTCCTCTACATATGGAAAGTGTATAGCTGTAGATGCTTttattaagaaaataaatgaaacaTATGACAAAGTGAAAAGTAAATGTAATGATATAAAGAATGATTTAATTGcaactataaaaaaattagagcatccttatgatataaataataagaatgatgATTCCTATAGATATGATATATCTGAAGAAATCGATGATAAATCTGAAGAGACAGATGATGAAACCGAAGAGGTAGAAGATAGTATACAAGATACAGATAGTAATCATACTccttcaaataaaaaaaaaaatgatcttATGAATAGAACGTTTAAAAAGATGATGgatgaatataatacaaaaaaaaaaaaattaattaaatgtataaaaaaccATGAGAatgattttaataaaatatgtatggatatgaaaaattatggTACAAACCTTTTTGAACAACTTTCATGttacaataataatttctGTAATACAAACGGAATAAGATATCATTATGatgaatatattcataaattaatattatctgtTAAATCAAAAAACTTAAATAAAGACCTATCAGATATGACAAATATTTTACAACAAagtgaattattattaaccaatttaaataaaaaaatgggttcctatatatatattgatacaataaaatttatacataaagaaatgaaacatatttttaacagAATTGAATAtcatacaaaaataataaacgaTAAAACTAAAATAATTCAAgacaaaattaaattaaatatatggaGAACATTTCAAAAAgatgaattattaaaaagaattttaGACATGTCAAAtgaatattctttatttattactaGTGATCATTTAAGacaaatgttatataatacattctattcaaaagaaaaacatttaaataatatatttcatcatttaatttatgtACTACAAATGAAGTTCAATGATGTCCCAATTAAAATGGAATATTttcaaacatataaaaaaaataaaccacTTACACAATGA
- a CDS encoding early transcribed membrane protein 4, which produces MKLSNLFYVFALLISMNVFVPGFMNVLGKNVNVDSIVMSKIDEMQKKKQQQKIIMISTVVTGLALLLGSALGFGYLSKSNKKPEVSGDEKDESKKVDAGKNNKESKADKSEEKLHKSDDRESKSSSSKSTAVPTTV; this is translated from the coding sequence atgaaattgaGCAACTTATTTTACGTTTTTGCCCTCCTCATCAGCATGAACGTTTTCGTTCCAGGATTTATGAACGTATTAGGGAAAAATGTTAATGTTGATAGCATAGTCATGAGTAAAATTGACGAGAtgcaaaagaaaaaacaacaacaaaaaataataatgatatctACTGTTGTTACTGGTCTTGCTTTACTCTTAGGTAGTGCTTTAGGTTTTGGTTATCTTAGTAAATCTAATAAAAAACCAGAAGTATCAGGTGACGAAAAAGATGAAAGCAAAAAAGTAGATGCaggaaaaaataacaaagaaTCCAAAGCTGATAAATCTGAAGAAAAATTACACAAATCAGATGATAGAGAAAGTAAATCATCTTCATCAAAATCTACAGCAGTACCCACTActgtttaa
- a CDS encoding cysteine-rich protective antigen gives MIIPFHKKFISFFQIVLVVLLLCRSINCDSRHVFIRTELSFIKNNVPCIRDMFFIYKRELYNICLDDLKGEEDETHIYVQKKVKDSWITLNDLFKETDLTGRPHIFAYVDVEEIIILLCEDEEFSNRKKDMTCHRFYSNDGKEYNNSEITISDYILKDKLLSSYVSLPLKIENREYFLICGVSPYKFKDDNKKDDILCMASHDKGETWGTKIVIKYDNYKLGVQYFFLRPYISKNDLSFHFYVGDNINNVKNVNFIECTHEKDLEFVCSNRDFLKDNKVLQDVSTLNDEYIVSYGNDNNFAECYIFFNNENSILIKPEKYGNTTAGCYGGTFVKIDENRTLFIYSSSQGIYNIHTIYYANYE, from the exons ATGATTATCccttttcataaaaaatttatttcattttttcaaatTGTCTTAGTTGTTCTTTTGTTATGTAGAAGTATAAATTGTGATAGTCGTCATGTTTTTATAAGGACTGAGTTATCGTTCATAAAGAATAATGTTCCTTGTATTCGTgatatgttttttatatataagagggaattgtataatatatgtttagaTGATTTAAAAGGCGAAGAAGATGAAAcccatatatatgttcaaaaGAAGGTAAAAGATTCTTGGATAACTTTAAATGATTTGTTTAAAGAAACTGATTTAACAGGCCGTCCTCATATTTTTGCATATGTAGATGTGgaagaaataattatattacttTGTGAGGATGAAGAATTTTCAAATAGAAAGAAGGATATGACTTGTCATCGTTTTTATAGTAATGAtggaaaagaatataataacagTGAGATAACTATAAgtgattatatattaaaagataagCTTTTATCATCTTATGTTTCTTTGCCtttaaaaattgaaaatcGTGAGTACTTTCTAATATGTGGTGTAAGTCCTTATAAATTTAAGGATGACAATAAGAAGGATGACATTTTATGTATGGCAAGTCACGACAAAGGCGAGACATGggg aACCAAAATAGTCATAAAATATGACAATTACAAATTAGGTGtgcaatatttttttctaagaCCCTACATTTCTAAGAACGATTtgtcatttcatttttatgtaggtgataatataaataatgtaaagAATGTTAATTTTATTGAGTGTACCCATGAAAAGGATTTAGAATTTGTCTGTAGTAATAgggattttttaaaagataataaagtACTTCAAGATGTTTCTACATTAAATGATGAATATATTGTTAGTTATggaaatgataataatttcgCTGagtgttatattttttttaacaatgAAAAttctatattaataaaaccaGAAAAATATGGTAATACAACTGCAGGTTGTTATGGAGGAACGTTTGTAAAAATAGATGAGAACAGAacgttatttatttattcttcttCTCAagggatatataatattcatactATATACTATGCTAACTATGAGTAG